In Burkholderiales bacterium, a single genomic region encodes these proteins:
- a CDS encoding YihY family inner membrane protein, whose protein sequence is MPPRALPPLRFLRFVLRRFLRDRCPQTAAALAYTTLLALVPLITVALAVLAAFPVFGELMTALKVFLLTHMVPEIAGRIITVYMVQFSEKASRLTLVGLFLLVLTALLLMHAIEEAFNTIWRVAKPRPLVQRFLSYWAVLTTGPLLLGASLSVTSYLASLSLGYASQIPWLGVHLLRPLPALLMALAFALLYTLVPNRTVAFRHAVVGGLAAGIGFQVMQSAFTWYVTHFPTFRLVYGAFAALPIFLVWLYASWLVVLLGATLTAALPAWPGAEEGNNLPGWRFVAALELAGRLVLAQQQGVPLATAALLGPPAAASDEREALLPRLAEAGIVARTDDGRWLLARPASAITVGELARLFLWDGRVAAESSNTRIRHFLETLNHAAEPALAQSLGELFLSPESVS, encoded by the coding sequence ATGCCGCCGCGCGCCCTGCCGCCTTTGCGTTTCCTGCGTTTCGTCCTTCGCCGCTTTCTCCGCGACCGCTGCCCGCAGACCGCGGCCGCCCTCGCCTACACGACCCTGCTCGCGCTGGTGCCGCTGATCACGGTGGCGCTTGCCGTGCTCGCCGCGTTTCCCGTTTTTGGCGAGCTGATGACCGCGCTCAAGGTCTTCCTCCTCACCCACATGGTGCCCGAAATCGCCGGGCGCATCATCACCGTCTACATGGTGCAGTTTTCGGAAAAAGCCTCGCGCCTCACCCTGGTGGGCCTCTTTCTGCTGGTGCTCACGGCGCTGCTCCTCATGCACGCCATCGAGGAAGCCTTCAACACCATCTGGCGCGTGGCCAAACCCCGACCCCTTGTGCAGCGTTTCCTCAGCTACTGGGCGGTGCTGACCACGGGACCCTTGCTGTTGGGCGCAAGCCTTTCGGTGACCTCCTATCTCGCCTCCCTTTCCCTGGGCTACGCCAGCCAGATTCCCTGGCTGGGGGTGCATCTGCTGCGGCCGCTGCCGGCGCTCCTCATGGCCCTCGCCTTTGCCCTGCTCTACACCCTGGTGCCCAACCGCACCGTCGCCTTCCGCCATGCCGTGGTGGGGGGGCTCGCGGCCGGCATCGGCTTTCAGGTGATGCAAAGCGCCTTCACCTGGTACGTCACCCACTTTCCCACCTTCCGCCTGGTGTATGGTGCCTTCGCCGCGCTACCCATCTTCCTCGTCTGGCTTTACGCATCCTGGCTGGTGGTGCTGCTGGGAGCGACCCTCACCGCAGCGTTGCCCGCCTGGCCGGGTGCCGAGGAGGGCAATAATCTGCCCGGCTGGCGTTTCGTCGCCGCGCTGGAATTGGCAGGCCGCCTGGTCCTGGCGCAGCAACAGGGTGTGCCCCTCGCTACGGCTGCGCTCCTTGGCCCCCCGGCAGCAGCCAGTGATGAGCGGGAGGCGCTGCTTCCCCGCTTGGCCGAGGCAGGGATCGTGGCCCGCACCGACGACGGGCGTTGGCTACTCGCCCGGCCGGCCTCCGCCATCACGGTGGGGGAGCTTGCGCGCCTCTTCCTCTGGGATGGCCGCGTGGCGGCGGAAAGCAGCAACACGCGCATCCGCCACTTCCTCGAGACGCTGAACCACGCCGCAGAGCCGGCCTTGGCGCAGAGTCTCGGGGAGCTCTTTCTTTCACCCGAATCCGTCAGCTGA
- a CDS encoding metal ABC transporter permease has protein sequence MNAAEWGWLAPPFFAGLLVLFTHVPLGLQVLARGIVFVDLALAQLAALGVLIAGLAGWQAHGVAMQAVAVTAALVGAVLLNHAERRWPQVQEALIGVLFVLAATAGMLLLAHHPHGGEHLQDMLAGQILWVGWSEVEILAVVTVLLAALWFAGRAWRLTFYGVFACAVTASVQMVGVYLVFASLIVPALAVRGMPVRRGVAWGILAGGLGYALGLLASARWDLPAGPVIVWALVITAWGTRALVRLR, from the coding sequence ATGAATGCCGCCGAGTGGGGTTGGCTTGCACCGCCTTTTTTTGCTGGGCTTTTGGTGCTGTTCACCCACGTGCCCCTGGGTTTGCAGGTGCTGGCGCGGGGTATCGTCTTCGTCGATCTCGCCCTGGCGCAGCTTGCGGCCCTGGGCGTGCTCATCGCCGGGTTGGCCGGCTGGCAGGCCCATGGCGTGGCCATGCAGGCGGTGGCGGTGACCGCCGCCCTCGTGGGTGCGGTGCTCCTCAACCACGCCGAGCGGCGCTGGCCGCAAGTGCAGGAGGCCCTGATCGGCGTCCTCTTCGTACTGGCGGCCACTGCCGGCATGCTGCTGCTCGCCCATCACCCCCACGGCGGCGAACATTTGCAGGACATGCTCGCGGGGCAGATTCTGTGGGTGGGGTGGTCCGAGGTGGAAATTCTCGCCGTGGTGACCGTCCTGCTGGCTGCGCTGTGGTTTGCGGGGCGGGCCTGGCGGCTCACCTTCTACGGAGTGTTTGCCTGTGCCGTCACCGCCTCGGTGCAGATGGTGGGCGTCTACCTCGTCTTCGCCAGCCTCATCGTGCCGGCGCTGGCGGTGCGGGGCATGCCGGTGCGCCGTGGCGTGGCCTGGGGCATCCTCGCCGGCGGTCTCGGCTATGCCTTGGGGCTCTTGGCCTCCGCCCGCTGGGACCTGCCCGCCGGGCCGGTGATCGTCTGGGCCCTGGTGATCACGGCCTGGGGCACCCGCGCCCTGGTCCGGCTGCGGTAA
- a CDS encoding zinc ABC transporter substrate-binding protein, whose amino-acid sequence MLRIVLLLLALTALPARAGLSVFACEPEWGALVRELGGERVTVYEATSGLMDPHRIEARPSLIARARNADLLLCTGADLEVGWLPLVIRQAANPRIQPGQPGYFEAARQVNLLEVPSRIDRAEGDVHPLGNPHIQLDPRNILRVAEALAVRMGELDATGRGLYETRLADFRQRWLKAITNWERQALPLKGVAVVVHHKVFTYLLHWLGMQEVAVLEPKPGIEPSAAHLGRVLEGLRQQPARLILRATYQDERAADWLGSRAHIPAVALPATVGGSPQARDLTSLFDDILRRLLAAGSQG is encoded by the coding sequence ATGCTGAGAATCGTGTTGCTGCTTCTTGCGCTTACGGCCCTGCCGGCGCGGGCGGGCTTGAGCGTTTTCGCCTGCGAACCCGAATGGGGGGCCTTGGTGCGGGAACTGGGAGGCGAGCGGGTGACGGTTTATGAGGCCACCAGCGGCCTCATGGATCCCCATCGCATCGAGGCACGCCCCAGTCTCATCGCCCGCGCCCGCAACGCCGATCTTTTGCTGTGCACGGGCGCGGACCTGGAGGTCGGCTGGCTGCCCCTGGTCATCCGCCAGGCGGCCAATCCCCGTATCCAGCCGGGCCAGCCGGGTTATTTCGAGGCGGCGCGCCAGGTGAACCTCCTCGAAGTGCCCAGCCGCATCGACCGCGCGGAAGGTGATGTGCATCCTTTGGGCAACCCCCACATCCAGCTCGACCCCCGCAACATTCTGCGCGTGGCGGAAGCCCTGGCAGTGCGCATGGGGGAGCTGGATGCCACCGGCCGTGGCCTTTATGAGACGCGGCTTGCCGACTTCCGCCAGCGCTGGCTCAAAGCCATCACCAACTGGGAACGCCAGGCGCTTCCCTTGAAGGGTGTCGCGGTGGTGGTGCATCACAAGGTGTTCACCTATCTCCTCCATTGGCTTGGCATGCAGGAGGTGGCGGTGCTGGAACCCAAGCCGGGCATCGAACCTTCCGCGGCCCACCTTGGCCGTGTGCTGGAGGGATTGCGGCAGCAACCGGCGCGCCTCATTCTGCGTGCCACCTACCAGGATGAGCGGGCTGCGGACTGGCTTGGAAGCCGCGCCCACATCCCCGCCGTGGCCCTTCCCGCCACCGTCGGGGGCAGCCCGCAAGCCCGCGATCTCACGAGCCTCTTCGACGACATCCTGCGCCGGCTGCTTGCTGCGGGAAGCCAGGGATGA
- a CDS encoding class I SAM-dependent methyltransferase produces the protein MTASLILVPGREKSLKRHHPWVFSGAIARVEGKAEAGETVALVSASGEFLAWAAYNPRSQIAARVWSWRSEETIDAAFFARRIATSVAARSHPALDPHCCRLVYGESDGLPGVIADRYGDTVVLQLSTAGAEAWREVIADALLALPGVGRVFERSDVDVRALEGLSPRVGPLRGDAPPAVIEIEEGGLRFLVDVQRGHKTGFYLDQRLNRLRVGRLARGRSVLNCFSYTGGFSLHALAQGAVQVTSIDSSAEALAWGRRQAAHNGFPPQAADWVEGDVFRVLRELRDAGRRFGLIILDPPKFAPTAAQVEKAARGYKDINLLAFKLLEPGGWLATFSCSGGVSEELFQKIVAGSALDAGVEAAIVERFTQAPDHPVHLAFPEAAYLKGLLCRVN, from the coding sequence ATGACCGCCAGCCTGATCCTCGTCCCGGGCCGCGAGAAATCCCTGAAGCGCCACCACCCCTGGGTGTTTTCCGGTGCCATTGCGCGGGTTGAGGGTAAGGCGGAGGCGGGTGAGACCGTGGCCCTCGTTTCGGCTTCCGGCGAATTTCTCGCCTGGGCCGCCTACAATCCCCGCTCGCAAATTGCCGCCCGGGTCTGGTCCTGGCGCAGCGAGGAGACGATCGATGCGGCCTTCTTTGCCCGCCGCATCGCCACCAGTGTCGCTGCCCGCAGCCACCCGGCGCTCGATCCCCACTGTTGTCGCCTGGTCTATGGCGAATCCGATGGTCTGCCTGGCGTGATTGCCGACCGCTACGGCGACACAGTGGTACTTCAGCTTTCCACCGCCGGGGCGGAAGCCTGGCGTGAGGTCATTGCCGATGCCCTCCTCGCCCTGCCGGGGGTTGGCCGGGTGTTCGAACGCTCCGATGTTGACGTGCGCGCCCTGGAAGGCTTGTCCCCGCGGGTGGGCCCGTTACGAGGCGATGCGCCGCCGGCGGTCATCGAAATCGAGGAGGGCGGTTTGCGCTTTCTCGTGGACGTTCAGCGGGGGCACAAGACCGGCTTTTACCTCGACCAACGCTTGAACCGGCTGCGCGTGGGGCGGCTTGCCCGCGGCCGCAGCGTGCTCAATTGCTTCAGCTATACGGGGGGCTTCAGCCTGCACGCTCTGGCGCAGGGGGCGGTTCAGGTCACTTCCATCGACAGTTCCGCCGAAGCACTGGCCTGGGGGCGTCGCCAGGCCGCCCACAATGGCTTCCCGCCGCAAGCCGCGGACTGGGTGGAGGGTGACGTCTTCCGCGTCCTGCGCGAATTGCGGGATGCGGGCCGGCGCTTTGGTCTCATCATCCTCGATCCACCCAAGTTCGCCCCCACGGCGGCACAGGTGGAAAAGGCCGCGCGGGGTTACAAGGACATCAACCTGCTCGCCTTCAAACTGCTGGAGCCCGGTGGCTGGCTTGCCACCTTCTCCTGTTCCGGCGGGGTGTCGGAGGAACTCTTCCAGAAGATCGTTGCCGGAAGCGCCCTGGACGCGGGGGTGGAAGCCGCCATCGTCGAACGTTTCACCCAGGCGCCGGATCATCCGGTGCACCTCGCCTTTCCCGAGGCGGCTTATCTCAAGGGGTTGCTATGTCGCGTGAATTGA
- the xerC gene encoding tyrosine recombinase XerC codes for MRAWAPSISSGWGSSSAWPSSVICRVSTPETPALAAFLSHLANERRLSAHSVAAYRRDVETLLALAGDTPLAKLSVHHIRRFLGVLHARGLSGRSLARMLSAWRTFYRWLARERGLPHNPCQGLRAPKAEKKLPAALSPDAAARLMEVEGDDPLARRDRAMLELFYSSGLRLSELTALAVGDVDLAAGEARVTGKGAKTRVVPVGRHALAALRAWLAVRDRWAAPRASALFVSRRGDPLTPRAVQLRLEHWAKRLGLGQHVHPHTLRHSFASHVLQSSGDLRAVQEMLGHANIATTQVYTHLDWQHLAKVYDAAHPRAKKKA; via the coding sequence ATCAGGGCATGGGCACCCTCTATCTCAAGCGGCTGGGGGAGCTCATCAGCGTGGCCCTCAAGCGTTATCTGCCGGGTGAGCACGCCTGAAACCCCGGCCCTGGCGGCCTTTCTCAGCCATCTCGCCAACGAGCGGCGGCTTTCCGCGCACAGCGTGGCCGCCTACCGGCGTGATGTGGAAACCCTCCTCGCGCTGGCCGGGGACACGCCCCTTGCCAAGCTCAGTGTGCATCACATCCGGCGTTTCCTCGGCGTGCTGCACGCGCGGGGCCTGTCCGGCAGGTCCCTTGCGCGCATGCTCTCCGCCTGGCGCACCTTCTACCGGTGGCTTGCCCGGGAAAGGGGACTGCCCCACAATCCCTGCCAGGGGCTGCGCGCCCCCAAGGCGGAAAAGAAGCTGCCCGCCGCGCTGTCACCGGATGCCGCTGCGCGCCTCATGGAGGTGGAAGGGGACGACCCCCTTGCCCGGCGGGACCGCGCCATGCTGGAGCTCTTCTACTCCTCCGGTCTGCGCCTGTCGGAGCTCACGGCGCTCGCGGTGGGCGACGTGGACCTGGCGGCGGGGGAGGCGCGCGTCACCGGCAAGGGGGCGAAAACCCGCGTGGTGCCCGTGGGGCGCCATGCCCTGGCGGCGCTTCGGGCATGGCTTGCCGTGCGCGACCGTTGGGCTGCGCCCCGGGCTTCCGCCCTTTTCGTCAGCCGGCGCGGCGATCCCTTGACGCCGCGCGCGGTGCAGTTGCGTCTCGAACACTGGGCAAAGCGCCTGGGACTTGGCCAGCATGTGCATCCCCACACGCTGCGCCATTCCTTCGCCTCCCATGTGCTGCAATCCAGTGGCGATTTGCGGGCGGTGCAGGAAATGCTGGGCCATGCCAACATCGCCACCACCCAGGTCTATACCCATCTCGACTGGCAGCATCTGGCCAAGGTGTACGACGCGGCCCATCCCCGGGCGAAGAAGAAGGCCTAG
- a CDS encoding DUF484 family protein → MKLEAEDVARYLREHPEFFETHAHLLTEINIPHPHGGRTISLAERQLIALRDKNALLESKLRELIQFGEENDALGERVHRFSLALLMATSLESTLQAIHYNLREDFAVPHVAMRLWEGQNLHPELSEFSGTSKELRVYAESLANPVCGSHALYETGTWFGEHASRLKSFAMVALRAERVFGFLVLASEDPQRFYQGMGTLYLKRLGELISVALKRYLPGEHA, encoded by the coding sequence ATGAAACTGGAAGCGGAAGACGTGGCGCGTTATCTGCGGGAGCATCCGGAATTCTTCGAAACCCACGCGCACCTGCTCACGGAAATCAACATTCCCCATCCCCACGGCGGACGCACCATCTCGCTGGCAGAGCGGCAGCTCATCGCCCTGCGGGACAAGAATGCCCTCCTGGAATCCAAGCTGCGGGAGCTGATCCAGTTCGGCGAGGAAAACGACGCCCTGGGCGAGCGGGTGCATCGCTTCAGCCTGGCGCTCCTGATGGCCACCAGTCTCGAATCCACCCTGCAGGCCATCCACTACAACCTGCGCGAGGATTTTGCCGTCCCCCACGTGGCCATGCGGCTGTGGGAAGGACAGAACCTTCATCCGGAACTCAGCGAGTTTTCCGGCACCAGCAAGGAACTGCGGGTCTATGCGGAAAGTCTCGCCAATCCGGTATGTGGCTCCCATGCCCTCTATGAGACGGGCACCTGGTTTGGTGAACACGCTTCGCGCCTGAAATCCTTCGCCATGGTGGCCCTGCGCGCGGAGCGCGTCTTCGGCTTCCTGGTGCTGGCGAGCGAAGACCCCCAGCGTTTCTATCAGGGCATGGGCACCCTCTATCTCAAGCGGCTGGGGGAGCTCATCAGCGTGGCCCTCAAGCGTTATCTGCCGGGTGAGCACGCCTGA
- the dapF gene encoding diaminopimelate epimerase: MPLRFTKMHGLGNDFVVFDAIHQQVALTPEQCRFLADRHFGVGCDQILLVERPTVADADFRYRIFNADGGEVEQCGNGARCFVRFVHDKGFTRKKQIRVETRAGIIVPRLEDDGQVTVDMGVPRFEPEAVPFLTDRRAPTYLLSVGAKIVEVSVLSMGNPHAVQVVEDVAHAPVAHDGPLIEHHPSFPNRVNAGFMEVVRRDHIRLRVWERGAGETLACGTGACAAVVAGITRGLLDHRVRVSMRGGDLTIRWAGDGRPVLMTGPAVTVFDGEIELADTPGSPLALYCAHRWHAQDEGAR, from the coding sequence ATGCCGCTTCGCTTCACCAAAATGCACGGCCTGGGCAACGACTTCGTCGTCTTCGATGCCATTCACCAGCAGGTTGCGCTCACGCCGGAGCAATGCCGCTTTCTCGCCGATCGTCATTTCGGTGTGGGCTGTGACCAGATTCTGCTGGTGGAACGGCCGACGGTGGCGGATGCGGACTTCCGTTACCGCATCTTCAACGCCGATGGCGGTGAGGTGGAGCAGTGCGGCAATGGTGCGCGCTGCTTCGTGCGCTTTGTGCATGACAAGGGGTTCACCCGGAAAAAACAGATTCGCGTCGAGACCCGCGCCGGCATCATCGTGCCGCGGCTGGAGGACGATGGGCAGGTGACGGTGGACATGGGTGTGCCCCGTTTCGAGCCGGAGGCCGTGCCCTTTCTCACCGACCGCCGCGCACCCACCTACCTGTTGAGTGTGGGGGCGAAAATCGTCGAGGTGTCGGTGCTGTCCATGGGCAATCCCCACGCGGTGCAGGTGGTGGAGGACGTCGCCCACGCGCCGGTGGCCCACGATGGGCCATTGATCGAGCACCATCCGAGCTTCCCCAACCGGGTCAATGCCGGGTTCATGGAAGTGGTGCGTCGCGATCACATCCGCCTGCGGGTGTGGGAAAGAGGCGCGGGCGAAACCCTGGCCTGCGGCACCGGTGCCTGCGCCGCAGTGGTGGCGGGCATCACCCGTGGCCTGCTCGATCACCGCGTGCGCGTCAGCATGCGTGGCGGGGACCTCACCATCCGCTGGGCGGGCGATGGCCGGCCGGTGCTGATGACGGGGCCGGCGGTGACGGTCTTCGATGGTGAGATCGAGCTTGCCGATACGCCGGGCTCGCCGCTTGCTTTATACTGCGCACATCGCTGGCACGCACAGGACGAAGGAGCACGATGA
- a CDS encoding sel1 repeat family protein → MWRILGREAGRLIAAAFFAIGVVRADELSQGITAYHARDYAEAFVRLAPLAERGVPEAMYVLGEMYRKGEGLVQDRAEAQNLLQRAAEAGHVPAALALAQLFEAEGEGQDLAAAVTWLRRAAQSGSDEACFQLGLYHIRVEAHRDFPEAALWLRRAAEKGHAEAQYFLGRLLLDGRGLSANVDEARAWFQLAARQGHVRAQRFLRVLALPDTPDRGLALRELRRQLAAGVARLTGVATDPGYGGRDDPIRAGSDYGAQWAYLNALRGPHGEVVHYRSLGPCCFFVHPDAPRGRAFLDRYEVEYDGAPPVILHFTLFAGDTRLEAPAGFSYLRPTGE, encoded by the coding sequence ATGTGGCGTATCTTGGGGCGTGAGGCGGGGCGGCTCATTGCTGCGGCGTTCTTTGCCATCGGTGTGGTGCGTGCCGATGAGCTTTCCCAGGGAATCACCGCCTACCACGCGCGTGATTACGCGGAGGCCTTCGTCCGCCTCGCGCCTCTCGCGGAAAGGGGCGTGCCGGAGGCGATGTATGTGCTGGGGGAGATGTATCGCAAGGGCGAGGGACTGGTGCAGGACCGGGCAGAGGCGCAAAACCTCCTGCAGCGGGCGGCGGAGGCGGGGCATGTGCCCGCGGCGCTGGCCCTTGCCCAGCTCTTCGAGGCGGAAGGGGAAGGGCAGGATCTTGCCGCGGCTGTCACCTGGCTGCGCCGCGCCGCCCAAAGCGGCAGCGACGAGGCCTGTTTCCAACTGGGGCTCTACCACATCCGCGTCGAAGCCCACCGGGATTTTCCGGAAGCGGCGCTGTGGCTGCGCCGCGCCGCGGAGAAGGGGCATGCGGAAGCCCAGTATTTCCTTGGCCGTCTGCTCCTCGATGGGCGGGGATTGTCGGCCAACGTGGACGAGGCCCGTGCCTGGTTCCAACTCGCGGCGCGTCAGGGGCATGTGCGGGCGCAGCGTTTTTTGCGCGTGCTGGCCCTGCCGGACACGCCCGACCGGGGCCTTGCCTTGCGGGAGCTGCGGCGGCAGCTTGCCGCCGGCGTGGCGCGCCTGACCGGCGTGGCCACTGATCCGGGCTATGGCGGGCGCGACGATCCCATCCGCGCCGGCAGCGATTACGGCGCCCAGTGGGCTTATCTCAACGCACTGCGGGGGCCCCACGGAGAGGTGGTGCACTACCGCAGTCTCGGCCCCTGCTGCTTCTTCGTCCACCCGGATGCGCCGCGGGGGCGCGCTTTCCTTGACCGCTACGAAGTGGAGTATGACGGCGCGCCGCCGGTTATACTCCACTTCACCCTGTTTGCCGGCGACACCCGCCTGGAAGCCCCCGCCGGTTTCAGCTACTTGCGGCCCACCGGGGAATGA